Part of the Triticum aestivum cultivar Chinese Spring chromosome 4D, IWGSC CS RefSeq v2.1, whole genome shotgun sequence genome is shown below.
TAGATGTTCAGTTACGATTATGAACCTGAAACCTGAAAACCAAAGCCATTGCAGGTGCTTGGTATTGTTTAATCCATTTGGCTGTCCtgatttcttcttatttttctagcTTTAATTATGTACTTGGTATTGTTTAATCCGTTATTCCTAGGACAAATAAACGAGTGAAATCGTGTTGATCCAAAGCCAAAAAACAAATATATTCTTCCATCATCCATTTCCATATGAATTATATTGCTTTGTTTTTACCAGGAATTGTATTACTTTCGCTTGTTGCAGATTTTCAAATCTTTCAACGCCGGACAAGCATCTTTAGAGGATCTTGTCTTTGCTATAAAATCCTCTGTTGGAACAGAAGCTTTTGTGGAGGCTGTTGGAATTGGTAAAGGGAAGCATGATTTGACTGGATATGTTCTGGACCGATCTAAACCAAACCAAGCTCCTTCTGTTCACCCTGACATACCTACAGGCAAAGATTGTTCCTTGCTTGCTTCGGAAGATATAATTAAGTTCTTAACAGGTGGTTTCAGAATAAGCAAGACAAGATCTAATGAACTTTTCTGGGAAGCTGTCTGGCCCCGTTTGCTTGCAAGAGGGTGGCGTTCAGAGCAGTCAAAAGATGTCAGAACAACTAAGAATTGCCTTGTGTTTCTTGTGCCAGGTATCAAGAAATTCTCAAGAAGGAAACTCACTAAAGGCACTCATTATTTTGATTCTGTCAGCGATGTTCTTAAGCGAGTTGCGGCCGATCCCGTTCTTCTTGAGGTAGAAATTGGCGGAGCGGACAATGGTGTTACTGCTGAGCAGTGTGGATATGCTACAGACATGAGTCTGAACCATGATGGTCCTTTGGATGGATATCAGGAGCTTCCAAAGTTCACAATTATCGATACTACCTTGGTCCAAGGGGAAGAGCCCTCCAGAGTCAGAGAGCTGAGGAAATTACCACCTGATGTAAATGTCCATTTTGGTCCTTCACGTGATTCTTATAATACTGTGAGTGTCAGTTCCTCAGAGGAACAAGATGCGGAAGATCAATCATCAGATGACCAGGCAGATTGTCGACAAGTTACAGCTGATGTGAATGATGCTGAAATAGTTTCAGTATGCCATGCGGGCAAAGAAAACCAAGTCAATTCATTGCAAAACATGTTGGCTGCACCATCCTCGAGTTTTCCAGTCAATGGCCATTCTTCTAATGGCAGTATTGAAAAAACTGATATGACATGCCTCTTTGGTCCCAAAACAAAGACCGAAAGGCTCGAGTATTTAACCCCAGTGTCAAAGCACAGAAGCTTATCCAGCTGTAGCAATGATCAGACCAGTCAGCACAGCTTTTCTTTCTCGAGAGGACATGGTTTAGAGAGAAAGAAAATCAAGCCGCTGTGGACTTCAACAAAACCAACTGCAGCTGATGTCAGTGACAATTTTCGGACTAAAATAATTGCGAGATATTCCACGAAGGAGAAGCCATGCGAGCAGATAACAGTTGCATCAAACTCTTGTACCACTGACAGATCAAACGAGAAGGTGAATGTGTCCAGTTTAAATGAGGACAAGTCATCTGAGTGCAAGGTCGAGGTGGTGCCTAAAGTTTGTTCAAAGATCAGAACCGCTGAGGCAAAAGTTGCCAAAGAAGGGGCGCAGGTTACTAGTTTGGTTAAACCGGAGACATCACTAGATGATAAGACAAGCACGAGGGTATGTATCGCTTCATCAGACGATCATGGTTACATGAAAGCTGAGGAAGGCCTTGCCGTTTCAAACAGCGATTGTGTCCATGATGTTTCAGAGGCAATAGGACAACCTGCTAACCTGCAACCCGATCTGGCTTCACAGGTGAAGTCTCGGAGGCATGGAACCAGGAACAGACCTCCGACTGCAAAAGCTTTGGAAGCACTTGCCTTGGGGTTCCTTGGAGGAAAGCGTAAGGGTGAACCCAAAAACCCTGGGACAAGCAGGCCCCCCCAGAGAGCTTGCAAATCCTTGGTTTGTACGCCTACAAGCAGTGACACAGACAAGTCCAGCATGGAGGTTGATTTGCAACAGTGAACAGATTGTTACGTGTTTCTTGGTGCAAAAAAGGGCACCATATTGACATTGTGGATGATCAATATTAAGTGAAACATTAATTAGGTCTTCAGCTTCAACTAGACTTccccgtggcgttcaaaacatttttgaagtctcggttctaaacCGTAAAGTATGGcgcattaaactatcaagtagtcattataccgagcttgtcaaacgttcataacgtctgcatctgctcctgcaataggtctgtcacttaatgatgcattaagaacataattcttctgtgcagcaatgagaataatcctcagatCGCGAGTTGTCTGCATCGATCTTCCCTTATGAGGCACCTTGCACTTTGTGATTCGTAATATTTACAATGCAATGGCCAACTGGTGGAGTAGTATGTCTGTGAAGTCTTTGCAAAACGCAACTTGTACTTAATATATTATGGATCGGAGAGAGTAGTAGCCaatttattactccctctgtcccaaaatgagtgtctcaactttgtactaactctagtactccctccgttcctaaatataagtctttttagaggtttcaaatgaactacaacatatagatgtatatagacatattttagagtgtagattcacgcattttgcttcgtatgtagtcccttgttgtaatctctaaaaagacttatatttggaaacagagggagtacaaagttCTACCcctctccgtccgaaaatacttgtcatcaaaatagataaaaagtGATGTATCTAGAACTACAATACGTTTAGTTACATCCCCTTTTGATGTATCTAGACGGAGGgggtactaagcttgagacacttattttgggatgaagGAAGTATGTGCTTACATGATATACATGTCCATCATGCTTTGGTTGATAACTCGTCTTGGTCTCGGCCCAAGATCTCCAAGACCACATATACAACTTATATATCCAGTTTTTTTTTAGATAAACAGCGTAGCTTTATATTAGATAGCAAAGGTTCAGGGATACATAAATGATCTGGAGGCCCAAGAAGCCACATATGACGCCCAACATCTAGGGTTGAGCCCATTTTAACTAATCTATGCGACTCCATTACTGCTACGCTGCTCATGGCTAAAGGTGCATGCCAGAAAAGAGAGTaaagcataaaactactactttccagcctatggttccaaaaaactatcggtttttaatttttctcagataactaccaaacgaggggtcggctgtttcaaaaaacccaaaacgaTGAGTGCTTATCAGTTGATCGTgattatgacaggtgggacccgcacATAAGAgaaccgtttgtttgaccgtttGTTTGACTGTTGCCTTACAtgtaggacccacatgtcagtatcTATGTAAGTtttaaaaaagcaatcgggtccctgatGTTCTctgaaaaagcaatcgggtccctgatATTTTCTGGAAAAAGCAATCAAGAACTGCGTCGGTAGCTCGCCGACGGCCAGATCGCCGGCCAAGCGAAAGGCGGCGGCTCGGCCACCGCGTTCCTCGTCGCGACGGCGGGCTTCTCTAGTCGGGCGACGGGCTAGGTGGAGGAGCTCCTGGCCATGGCGCGCGGCTGGTGGCGGCCCGAGCCCCTGGCCATGGCGCGGCTGGCGGCGGCCCTTGCTCGTCGGTGCGCTCCTGGCCATGGCGCGCGACTGGTGGCGGCCTGAGCCACTGGCCATGGCGCGGCTGGCGACGGCCCGAGCCCCTAGCCATGGCGCGCGGCTCGCGACGGCCTGAGCCCGCCATGGGGAGCCGGCGTAGAGGCAGCCACTGGCCCGGCGGCGTCGTGCAGCACGGCTAGGCGGCGGGCGTAGAGAGGTAGGAGAGAAGGAGGTGAGGCGGGGCAACGGCCAGGGTTGAGCCCCGgtgagcgccggcggcgggcggctcaCCGGCCGGAGGCGGAGCCACGAGGTCCAGCTCGGGAGCGAGaggagggacccgattgctttctGCAAAAAAAGCAGGGACCAGATTGCTTTCTTAAATTTGTGTGCAGGCCCACACCTAACGGTCAAACAAATGGTCAAACAATTAGAGCTCTTACgcatgggcccacctgtcataatcaCAATCAATTGATAAGCACTCAgcgttttgggttttttgaaacagccgacccctcgtttggtagttatctgagaaaaattaaaaaccggtagttttttggaaccatagcctgtaaagtagtagttttatgctatttactccagAAAAGAGGATCTCGAAGATCTAATTTCCATGAAAATCATATAGTGAACTCCAAAATTATTTGCCAACTCGATCTCCTTCTTGACTCTCAGACGGTCAGAAGAAACTTGAAGCTTTTCTAATAGATCAACTGTGGAAGCGTTTACTCCAAAGAGATAGAGAGTTCAAAATTGTTGCTATATATATCTCGTGATCGAAACGTTGTTAGCCATAGACTTGCCCAGTTGGGGCGTTCTCCACGTGCAGCTGTCTAGTTGCGCTCAGGTTTTAGTCCTGATGAGATTCTAAGCCTATGTGGCCAAACCATTCACTAATTTAAATTTCTTTTACCCGAAGAAAAAACTTTTTCTAATTGGAGATCTTGGCCCAGTGCTAGCGCTTCTCCGCAGGCCTAGGCTTCCAACGTTTCAGGCCTTTTACCCGTAAAAAAAACAAATGGTTCAGGCCTTCAAACACCACTGCTGATGCACCACAAGTACATTATCGATTGCTCTTGTTTGACATAAAATAATAGCACCTTATCTATACCtattaataaaaaaatagttatttTTAACGAAATTGCATAGGAGCACTCGACGACGCAGCCCACTGTAATCATACCCATCCAGTTGTCTGGGGATCAACACCCACTACATTAGCTTCCCTGTATTGCGTTCATTTATCGCCGCGTATCTCCGTCCGCTTCCTTTGTTTATTGGCAACTGTTACAACCAACTTGCCAGTTGATTCATTGATCCATTTATGAGCCATGAGTTGTTTCTCTGGCACTGTTGTTTCATCACACAGTACATTGCCAATACATATATGGAGTTAGTGTAATATTTCAATTTTTACTAGTTCAGTGATGAGGTAATATATTTAAATGCGTGGACACTTACTTCTGCTCTTCGATTCTTGTACGGGCAGTGGCTTTCTTGCCCAACTTATCTGGCTGGACAGCTGCCAGGAGCTGCATCCCTATGCGTGGGTCCCATGATCTGGACCTATGTTCAAACCCTTATCTCCAAAACGCACGCACCAATGTGGCATAAAACGCAGAAGCATTATATAAGCACAAACCCAAATACTAATTTCTAGGAAATTATGTAAATAAATCCGAGAGATTTTTCAACACATTTCATGTTTTTTTGTCTTAAGTGAAAAAATGAGAACGTCGTGGTAATAGTTCTATTAACTTTTTCACAATAATCTCAGGATTTTTCTGAAAAATGTCAGGGATTATTCTATTCTAAAAAAGCTGAGAATTTAATAATAAAAATTCCGAGAAAGGTGCAATTCTTTTTTGCGATAAACTTCTAATCTAGGTGCAATTAATCACACAATCAAAACTAATTTCGTCACACACACAAACGAAATTGCTATCATTTTTACTGTTCCTCATCCTTGTTATTGTTATTAAATGGGCGTGTACCCAAAGTCTTTGCCATTTAATGCCTCGTTGAAATCGGTGGTAGTATGTTTTGTCAGACACACTACCTTGAATTAAATAAGTATGGCAGCTTTTTACTGTTGGCATATACGCAAGCACGCACTATTGCAATCTCGCTATGAATTAAATGAAAACCTGCACCGATCCCCAAACGAACCACGAGTGGCTTTGATTCCAGAGGAGTGCGTTGCTGTGTGCTCCTCGTTCGCGTCCCTATTCTTAGTCTGTCATgctattttatagaaaacccctAAATTTTTCTGACACTAAACCCGCAGTAGAtgtcaaatatttttttaaaatactcatatcttctaaaccgtaattccaaatttaaaatgttatatatgaattttgattagaaaaatatgtagaatttgAACATGGTGTTATTTTATCTgttaacaatttttttttaaaatactaTCTAGGGTGCAATCTTAATCAATAATGCATTATCCGTCTTTCTTTCATACCGGCAGTGATTCGGATTGGGGATGAACACCTCATCAAAATCAGGATTGGACGCAAAATTGAAGATAAATTTGGTAGAGACACCCAATAAATAAGGACGTGCATGACAAGAAATAAAAGAAGGACCCAATAAAGATGGGATGTCCGCTATAAATGAAATAAATGAAAAAAACAGAGGAGATCCGATAAAGATGAGATGTTGCGCTATTCTCATATATATAAGGAGAAGAAAGAgaggacatgcatgaaaaaaagtaaaaaggaggcatgcacgacaaaaaataaataaaagacatGTTTGTCaaaatataaaaaatgatgaaACAGGGACCAATGCCTATGACAGGTATGGcaagaaatagtgatgaaataTGGATGCAAGTACCTGCGTCCACAGGAGACCATAAAAAATGTTCTTTTCCAGACAAAAAAATCTCTCTTTATGCTTAAAAAATCCTGTATCTTTTTAACAactcttcatgtatttaagaaatatgCATGTGAAAAAAAGTGTTCAAGAGTTACCCTAAGTTGGTGATGCTTAAACTGAAAACCACCCTTGATGCAAACATGTCTTTGTAGTGTGCTAATGTGTCATCGTCTCTTTTTGTCGTTTTTCTTTACCGGCCCGTAACAATACCCATTTCACACATGACATGAATAAATGCATGATCACTTGTGCAAATTTTTGTACGGATTAAATATATATGCAAGCCGTGTTGAAATAAAATACATGTGGAATCTTGAACTACGCTTTTATAGGTTAAAACCATCTTTGTTTGGGTCGTAGCTACAAATTCTCAGATTATAGACCCttttttgtaaattaagagcaTGTAGTATTTTTTTTTCTCCCGTTATAACGCATGGGCCTTTTTTGCTAGTTTCTCAGTATATGAAAATATACCTGTCGATGAAGAGATGCGTTGATAGGGGACTTTGGAATTTATTATCGTGAATGGGCCAGCGTGGTGCATACCAGATGGATCACAACGTAACAAGGATCTCAACAAACTTGACGTCGCTTAATGTGTTGCACAAATCGAAAAGCCAGAACTTGGCGTCCAGTGCTTCATTTAGGACAGTAAAACTAAATCAATTTCGAGCCTTCTCAGGTTTCTAAGAATGATTTTGAAAATCTTGGCCGTCAGATCTAATCTATGTCCCGACCTTCATTGAACGTTCTTTTTACTGGGCCGAATGTCCTAAAAGGCAGCTGCTCCATAGAAAAAGTCAGTCCTCTCGTTCACCAGGCCTTTTCTACAGGCCCGATTAGCTAAACAACTTCGATCCACGACCACAAGCGAGGATCTGTCGCTGTGAGAGAGCGAGAGGGACTAGCCGACACCGTCATCCGTCGAGAGTAAGGATGGCAATGAGTAGGGTATGAGGCGGGTAGAGCAATATGAAAGTGCAAGTAATCCCCGG
Proteins encoded:
- the LOC123097450 gene encoding uncharacterized protein isoform X1 — encoded protein: METKMESLELKDNGETQPSLEASIASDVIYDKAPVCPRIGSEYQAEIPNLSTEIERHRLMTSTPESIVLGYDYPGMIGLAIPIMWVPSEVHKEDDLRRQHSSESEARASDQGEDSQMTSIYPIRNNTNAHDSTYQDQHSMLPVNQIESCINQAHDENLAPFSTQEGPGFTNKSLTQQGEIEQFTPLPGLSSSLWSGTEAECFLLGLYIFGKNLSLLSRFLGNKTVGDVLSYYYGMFYKRNAYKRWSDCRKARTTRCIIGERIFTGWRQQEIISRLKSVILEGVHDSLIEIFKSFNAGQASLEDLVFAIKSSVGTEAFVEAVGIGKGKHDLTGYVLDRSKPNQAPSVHPDIPTGKDCSLLASEDIIKFLTGGFRISKTRSNELFWEAVWPRLLARGWRSEQSKDVRTTKNCLVFLVPGIKKFSRRKLTKGTHYFDSVSDVLKRVAADPVLLEVEIGGADNGVTAEQCGYATDMSLNHDGPLDGYQELPKFTIIDTTLVQGEEPSRVRELRKLPPDVNVHFGPSRDSYNTVSVSSSEEQDAEDQSSDDQADCRQVTADVNDAEIVSVCHAGKENQVNSLQNMLAAPSSSFPVNGHSSNGSIEKTDMTCLFGPKTKTERLEYLTPVSKHRSLSSCSNDQTSQHSFSFSRGHGLERKKIKPLWTSTKPTAADVSDNFRTKIIARYSTKEKPCEQITVASNSCTTDRSNEKVNVSSLNEDKSSECKVEVVPKVCSKIRTAEAKVAKEGAQVTSLVKPETSLDDKTSTRVCIASSDDHGYMKAEEGLAVSNSDCVHDVSEAIGQPANLQPDLASQVKSRRHGTRNRPPTAKALEALALGFLGGKRKGEPKNPGTSRPPQRACKSLVCTPTSSDTDKSSMEVDLQQ
- the LOC123097450 gene encoding uncharacterized protein isoform X2, encoding METKMESLELKDNGETQPSLEASIASDVIYDKAPVCPRIGSEYQAEIPNLSTEIERHRLMTSTPESIVLGYDYPGMIGLAIPIMWVPSEVHKEDDLRRQHSSESEARASDQGEDSQMTSIYPIRNNTNAHDSTYQDQHSMLPVNQIESCINQAHDENLAPFSTQEGPGFTNKSLTQQGEIEQFTPLPGLSSSLWSGTEAECFLLGLYIFGKNLSLLSRFLGNKTVGDVLSYYYGMFYKRNAYKRWSDCRKARTTRCIIGERIFTGWRQQEIISRLKSVILEGVHDSLIEIFKSFNAGQASLEDLVFAIKSSVGTEAFVEAVGIGKGKHDLTGYVLDRSKPNQAPSVHPDIPTGKDCSLLASEDIIKFLTGGFRISKTRSNELFWEAVWPRLLARGWRSEQSKDVRTTKNCLVFLVPGIKKFSRRKLTKGTHYFDSVSDVLKRVAADPVLLEVEIGGADNGVTAEQCGYATDMSLNHDGPLDGYQELPKFTIIDTTLVQGEEPSRVRELRKLPPDVNVHFGPSRDSYNTVSVSSSEEQDAEDQSSDDQADCRQVTADVNDAEIVSVCHAGKENQVNSLQNMLAAPSSSFPVNGHSSNGSIEKTDMTCLFGPKTKTERLEYLTPVSKHRSLSSCSNDQTSQHSFSFSRGHGLERKKIKPLWTSTKPTAADVSDNFRTKIIARYSTKEKPCEQITVASNSCTTDRSNEKVNVSSLNEDKSSECKVEVVPKVCSKIRTAEAKVAKEGAQVTSLVKPETSLDDKTSTRVKSRRHGTRNRPPTAKALEALALGFLGGKRKGEPKNPGTSRPPQRACKSLVCTPTSSDTDKSSMEVDLQQ